The sequence GGGCGACGCCGCCGCGATCCGGCCGGACGGCACGAGGACGCCGTCGGCGACCAGGGTGTGGCTGCCGGTGCCGCGCATGCCCGCCATGTCCCACGTCCGCTCGACGACGAGGTCGGCCGTCGGCACCAGCGCGAAGGAGAACTCGCCGTCGACCATGACCGCGAGCGTGGCCCAGACCGCGTCTTCGCAGCCCGAGACGTTCGGCCAGCGGCCGGTTACGCGCACCCCGTCCGGCACCCGCTCGCCCCGCGCGCCGGGCACCCCCGAACCGCAGAAGAGCGTGTCCGGATCGGCGAAGAAGTCCGGCGTCGCGGCGCCGGGGAAGGTGCGGGCGGCGAGGTTCTTCGATGTCACGCAGGTCCCGGCGATCCACGCGGTGGACGGGCAGGCCCGGCCGAGACCGGTCAGCCGGCGCGCGACGGTCTCCGCGTCCGCCCATTCCCCGCCGTGCTCCCGCGGGGTCCGCCAGGCGAAGACGCCGTCCTCGCGCAGTGCGGCCAAGCCTTCACCGGCCGGCCGGTCGTTCTGCTCGGTTTTTCCGGCGTGGGTGCGCAGGACGTCAACGGTCCCGGCGTTCGCGTATTCGATCACTCCACCGACTCAAGCACCGGCCGCGCGCGGCGTGCCATGCGCGAGCGGCACCGGTTCATACGCGGCTGTGCGCCGGTAGCATCGCCGGCATGGACCTGATCAGCGAGGTGATCCGCACCGTGCGGGTCGGGAGCGCCGGCGCTCGCCTGATCAGGCAGACCTCTCCGGCGGGCCTGCGGTTCGCCGCGTTCGACGGCAGCGGGTTCCACATCATCACGCGCGGCACCTGCTGGCTGATCGGCCACGACGAGCCCGTCGCCCTGCGGCCGGGCGACATCGTGCTCACCTCGTCCGGCGCCGAGCACGGGCTCAGCGAGGAACCTCGCGCACTGGCGGACATCCCGCTCTTCGAGCTGGGCGCGGACCTGCCGGGCGCGGGGCCGGCGTCGTTCGAATTCCTGTGCGGGGCCTACCGGCTCGACCACGGCCAGGCGCCCCAGTACCTGCGCGCGCTGCCCGACCTCATCACGCTGTCGCCGGACCACGACCGCCACCCGGAGCTGCGGTCCCTGATCGACCTCCTCGTCGCCGACGTCTCCGTGGCCGGGCCCGGCTCCGGCGCGACGCGGCGGGCGCTGCTGGACCTGATCCTCGTCCAGGTCCTGCGCCAGTGGCACGAGCGCGACGGCGCGGCCGGGTGGCCGGAGGTCGCCCACCCGGGGATCGCGGCCGCGCTGCGCGAGATCCACGAAAACCCGCACCGGCCGTGGACGGTGGGCCGGCTGAGCGAGGTCGCGGGCCTGCCCCGCACGGCCTTCTCCCGGCTGTTCACCACCGCGGTGGGCCGGCCGCCGATGACCTACCTGACCGGCTGGCGGCTGGCCCGCGCCGCGCAGCTGCTCCGGGAAACCGACGCCGCGCTGGCGAGCATCGCCCCGAAGGTGGGCTACTCGACCGAGTTCGCGTTCTCGGCGGCCTTCCGCCGCGAGTACGGCGTGTCACCGGGGCGGTTCCGCAGTGCCCGGCCGACCCTCACCGCCGCCGACGCTCACTGATCGTTCAGGAGCTGAGCGACGTGCTCGGCGAGCACGAGGTAGGCTCGCACCGTGCCCCTCACCGTCCGTTTCGCCCGTGGCCGCCGGCCGCGTGGCTGCCAGGCGCCCGCGCGGCGCGTGCGCGGACGCCGGGTGCGGTACGCGATCGGCTCCGAAGCGGGCCAGGTCGACGGGATGCGATGGCACCGTGCGCCGCACGTCGCGAGGGATCACCGGCTGACCTGGTGAGCCCGCGTGTTCGTGCGCTCCGGTGATCCCCGACCAGCCACGAACCACCCGGGACTCCCCCGGGTCAGGAGCACATCGCCATGCCAGAATTCTTCTTCCCGGCCGCGCCGGGAACCCTTCCCGACTCCGCGGGCTACTTCGGCGCCTTCGGCGGGCAGTACGTCCCCCAAGCGCTCGTCGCCGCCATCGACCAGGTCGCCGCCGAATACGAGCGGGCGAAAGACGATCCCGCCTTCGTCGCCCGGTTCGAGGATCTGCTCGCCCACTACGTCGGCCGTCCCAGCGCGCTCACCGAGGTCCCGCGCTTCGCCGCGCACGCCGGTGGCGCGCGGGTCTTCCTCAAGCGCGAAGACCTCAACCACACCGGCTCGCACAAGGTGAACAACGCGCTCGGCCAGGCCCTGCTGGCGCAGCGCATGGGCAAAACCCGCGTCATCGCCGAGACCGGCGCGGGCTCGCACGGCGTCGCGACCGCCACCGCGTGCGCGCTGACCGGCCTCGCCTGCACCGTCTACATGGGAGAGACGGACATCCGGCGCCAAGCGGTCAACGTGGCGCGGATGGAGCTGCTGGGCGCCGAAGTCGTCCCGGTGACCTCCGGGTCGCGCACCCTCAAGGACGCCATCAACGAGACCT is a genomic window of Amycolatopsis lexingtonensis containing:
- a CDS encoding acyl-CoA dehydrogenase family protein encodes the protein MIEYANAGTVDVLRTHAGKTEQNDRPAGEGLAALREDGVFAWRTPREHGGEWADAETVARRLTGLGRACPSTAWIAGTCVTSKNLAARTFPGAATPDFFADPDTLFCGSGVPGARGERVPDGVRVTGRWPNVSGCEDAVWATLAVMVDGEFSFALVPTADLVVERTWDMAGMRGTGSHTLVADGVLVPSGRIAAASPFPLGDAMLYATTVLGPVVGAAQGALDAVTAMFASDRKPFMTAYSRMGESAGARQWLAEATYLVERAEKTMLEVAREASSAELSPVDGPRLRMALADAGRDCRAAVERMLDLHGSSGFATSNVLQRFWRDVAVGSRHPHLNPYLAVENLGTALNERVDTVSNFLDQA
- a CDS encoding AraC family transcriptional regulator, with translation MDLISEVIRTVRVGSAGARLIRQTSPAGLRFAAFDGSGFHIITRGTCWLIGHDEPVALRPGDIVLTSSGAEHGLSEEPRALADIPLFELGADLPGAGPASFEFLCGAYRLDHGQAPQYLRALPDLITLSPDHDRHPELRSLIDLLVADVSVAGPGSGATRRALLDLILVQVLRQWHERDGAAGWPEVAHPGIAAALREIHENPHRPWTVGRLSEVAGLPRTAFSRLFTTAVGRPPMTYLTGWRLARAAQLLRETDAALASIAPKVGYSTEFAFSAAFRREYGVSPGRFRSARPTLTAADAH
- the trpM gene encoding tryptophan biosynthesis modulator TrpM: MPLTVRFARGRRPRGCQAPARRVRGRRVRYAIGSEAGQVDGMRWHRAPHVARDHRLTW